One window from the genome of Magnolia sinica isolate HGM2019 chromosome 4, MsV1, whole genome shotgun sequence encodes:
- the LOC131242628 gene encoding ras-related protein RABC1 isoform X2 produces MDLSTSQAPEFDYLFKLLLIGDSGVGKSSLLLSFTSNTFEDLSPTIGVDFKIKMVTLGGKKLKLAIWDTAGQERFRTLTSSYYRGAQGVIMVYDVTRRETFTNLSDVWAKEVDLYSTNQDCIKMLVGNKVDKESERVVTKKEGIDLAREYGCLYLECSAKTRVNVEQCFEELVLKVEIEVIHFYFI; encoded by the exons ATGGATTTGTCAACGAGTCAAGCTCCTGAATTCGATTATCTGTTTAAGCTGTTGCTGATCGGAGATTCTGGGGTTGGGAAGAGTAGCCTCCTTTTGAGCTTCACCTCCAACACCTTTGAAGATCTCTCTCCTACGATCG GGGTGgactttaaaataaaaatggttACACTTGGTGGGAAAAAATTAAAGCTGGCCATCTGGGACACAG CTGGGCAGGAGCGGTTCAGAACATTAACAAGCTCGTATTATAGAGGAGCACAAGGAGTTATAATGG TCTACGATGTAACACGACGTGAAACATTTACAAATCTTTCTGATGTATGGGCTAAGGAAGTGGACCTCTACTCAACTAATCAGGATTGCATCAAGATGCTTGTTGGAAACAAAGTTGATAAG GAAAGTGAACGGGTTGTCACAAAGAAAGAGGGAATTGACCTTGCCCGTGAATATGGATGCCTTTATCTCGAATGTAGTGCAAAGACTCGAGTTAATGTTGAGCAATGTTTTGAAGAGCTTGTTCTAAAG GTAGAAATTGAGGTTATTCATTTCTACTTCATTTGA
- the LOC131242628 gene encoding ras-related protein RABC1 isoform X1 yields the protein MDLSTSQAPEFDYLFKLLLIGDSGVGKSSLLLSFTSNTFEDLSPTIGVDFKIKMVTLGGKKLKLAIWDTAGQERFRTLTSSYYRGAQGVIMVYDVTRRETFTNLSDVWAKEVDLYSTNQDCIKMLVGNKVDKESERVVTKKEGIDLAREYGCLYLECSAKTRVNVEQCFEELVLKILDTPSLLAEGTAGGKRNIFKEKPQADASTSGCCS from the exons ATGGATTTGTCAACGAGTCAAGCTCCTGAATTCGATTATCTGTTTAAGCTGTTGCTGATCGGAGATTCTGGGGTTGGGAAGAGTAGCCTCCTTTTGAGCTTCACCTCCAACACCTTTGAAGATCTCTCTCCTACGATCG GGGTGgactttaaaataaaaatggttACACTTGGTGGGAAAAAATTAAAGCTGGCCATCTGGGACACAG CTGGGCAGGAGCGGTTCAGAACATTAACAAGCTCGTATTATAGAGGAGCACAAGGAGTTATAATGG TCTACGATGTAACACGACGTGAAACATTTACAAATCTTTCTGATGTATGGGCTAAGGAAGTGGACCTCTACTCAACTAATCAGGATTGCATCAAGATGCTTGTTGGAAACAAAGTTGATAAG GAAAGTGAACGGGTTGTCACAAAGAAAGAGGGAATTGACCTTGCCCGTGAATATGGATGCCTTTATCTCGAATGTAGTGCAAAGACTCGAGTTAATGTTGAGCAATGTTTTGAAGAGCTTGTTCTAAAG ATCTTAGATACACCGAGCCTCTTGGCGGAGGGCACAGCAGGTGGGAAGAGGAAcatttttaaagaaaaaccaCAAGCCGACGCTTCAACCAGTGGTTGCTGTTCATGA
- the LOC131242629 gene encoding U-box domain-containing protein 26-like has translation MSMLEENQMSIPHLFRCPISLDLFTDPVTLSTGQTYDRSSIEKWLADGNLTCPVTMQRLHDLSMVPNRTLRQLIDRWLLSNTHSDAERIKTTDPNPSLATLKSYIQSLETTFTTRLETLRKIRTLSKESDSRRICLIQLGFFSSILELLFGDIRAEIKLSLQDLELAEEALNCLLNLLPCTEMGHLNMLKESSSLASFLLLLNQGGMKIKTSLCCMLEAISSSSETKELCLVFGQTPAVLQGLVSLLHQQSDICASDAAIRAISGLCSLEMNRGSVIREGGVDGLIKYLSKSDRRYASIALATLELLLGLESGKRAVISNPDGVHFLVKMVFRVSYNEGSESAVSCLLIVCYDSLRARQQALGAGVLTQILLLLQSQCSCRAKTKARLLLKLLRSMWVEDPRMFNLQYGLFDS, from the coding sequence ATGTCAATGTTGGAAGAGAATCAGATGAGCATTCCTCATCTATTCAGATGCCCAATCAGTCTAGATTTATTCACCGATCCAGTGACTCTCAGTACAGGCCAAACCTACGATAGATCCAGCATTGAGAAATGGCTTGCAGATGGAAATCTTACATGTCCTGTTACAATGCAGCGACTCCATGACTTATCCATGGTCCCCAACCGCACTCTCCGGCAACTCATTGATCGGTGGCTTCTCTCCAATACACATTCCGATGCTGAACGGATCAAAACAACCGATCCCAATCCCTCCTTAGCTACTCTCAAAAGCTACATTCAATCACTAGAGACCACCTTCACTACAAGGCTCGAAACACTCAGAAAGATCAGAACTCTATCCAAAGAGTCCGATTCGAGACGAATCTGCTTAATCCAGTTGGGTTTTTTCTCTTCAATTCTAGAACTTTTATTCGGCGATATTCGTGCAGAAATCAAACTCTCCTTGCAGGATTTAGAGCTTGCAGAAGAAGCTCTCAACTGTCTTTTGAACTTATTGCCTTGCACTGAAATGGGTCATTTAAACATGCTCAAGGAAAGTTCTTCTTTagcatcttttcttcttttattgaATCAAGGCGGTATGAAGATCAAGACAAGCTTGTGCTGTATGTTAGAAGCAATCTCATCATCTTCAGAAACGAAAGAGCTTTGCTTGGTGTTCGGACAGACGCCGGCTGTTTTGCAAGGGCTGGTTTCTCTCCTTCACCAGCAATCCGATATATGTGCATCCGATGCAGCGATTAGAGCTATATCAGGCCTTTGTTCATTAGAAATGAATCGTGGGAGTGTAATTAGAGAAGGTGGTGTGGACGGTCTGATAAAATACCTTTCGAAATCAGACAGAAGGTATGCTTCAATAGCTCTGGCTACACTGGAACTTCTCTTAGGATTAGAGAGTGGGAAAAGGGCTGTAATTAGTAACCCAGATGGTGTTCATTTCTTGGTGAAGATGGTTTTCAGAGTATCATACAATGAAGGTAGCGAAAGTGCAGTTAGCTGTCTACTGATTGTTTGTTATGATTCGTTGAGAGCACGACAGCAAGCACTCGGTGCAGGTGTTCTAACACAGATACTTTTACTTCTTCAGAGCCAGTGCAGTTGCAGGGCAAAGACCAAGGCCAGGCTGCTGCTCAAGCTGCTTAGATCCATGTGGGTTGAAGATCCAAGAATGTTTAATTTGCAATATGGTCTGTTTGATTCATGA